From the Capra hircus breed San Clemente chromosome 14, ASM170441v1, whole genome shotgun sequence genome, the window ACTGGCGGGGTTGCAGGAACACATGCAGGGGTCTGGGGAGGAACCAAGACAGCGAGGAAGCCTGATGCAGGCATGTCCAGTTCTGTGCCAAATCTATCACTGTGTTTCCTTTCCCCTGCAGGTGTTCGGAGGACTCGTGTGGATCCTAGTCGCCTCCTCCAATGTTCCTCTACCTCTGTTGCAAGGATGGGTCATGTTTGTGTCTGTGACAGCTTTCgtctgttcccttctcttcctgggcGTTTTCCTCTCTGGCGTGGTGACTCAGATTAATGCCAATTGGAATTTCCTGGTAAGGGATCTTTATGTCTCTTTCTGGAAAAATGCGAGAAACTTATGAGGATCTTGTTTTGTCCTGAGATGCCAGATCTCTGGTTCTATCCATTACCTCTAGTGGGAGAGAAGAGGTCAGAGCACAGGGGCTGCTGTGTTGCTGTGTGGCCGGCCCAGCTGGACAGCAGGGTCCCAGTTTGTGCAATTCCGGTGTTGACATAACTCAACCATCTCTCTGTTACTCCCTTATGAGTTAGATGACCTTTCTGCAAAGACGGTTTTATTTCACACAACAAATGAATCTCATTACAGTTATTGAACTATCGAACAGATGATTCGGGGAGATGGATGCTGTGCCATATATCTTAAAGTTTTCCATTGATTCCTGCTTCAGATACCAAATACATGTATTCTTTTCAGAAAACAAGTAGCTCTATATTCTACTCTTCAGATAACTTAGAAAAGGCAAGgccatattttacatttattttcaatgTCTGTCCTAGATTAGCAAGAGTAGATACATTTTAAGAAGTGAATTTGAAATTgacaccattttaaaaattatgataccCTTATATTGGgtcaatttacatttcctttttctcctatCATGTAGTCAAATCTCTTTCATGCTTGTGGTCATTCACTCTCTGGGGTTATCTGTCAGTGGCCCAGTGGAGCATAAATGGCAGTCCATCAGTGATCAGTTTAATAAGGTTCATGAAGAACCACCACTAGGTTCTTTCACACTTTGGCAGTTAGAAACTTTAATCAGACCTTCAGTCAGGCTTTGTATATGTTTCTTTCATTTGTGGTAGTGTTTTATTCAGCAGCAAgaaaaaatatctgtttttgTCTTATTTATAGACCATACTGAGGAGCATCATCTCAGATGTTGTCAGCAGTGAAGTCTAGCAAATGTGACTGCCCATTCAGTCAGCCAGGGCCAGCTAAGGAGGACGTGTAGTGCTGTGGTTATAATCCTGCCCAGGCTTTGAGATTAGTTGGGTCTGCTTACTAACCAAATAGCCTTGGGCAAAATACTGAGCctcatttcttcctctgtaaaatgataaTACCAGCCTCACAAGATGTTTTTAAGGAATAATGGAATCCATGTATTATTAAGTGTTCAGCTTTGTGTCTGATTTATAGTAAGTGATCAGTAAATCATCAAACTCCTTCAATGTGTTGAGGCTTGCAGTTTGCAACTTACAAATTCCCATTTCTTAGGTTGCTGATGCAATGTGTTTCTCATGTTTGCCTTGATTCTCATTAATGATGAGAAAAGATTTCTAATTATTGTTCAAATGATAAAGATCAAAAATCCCCATTTAAGTTATAAATATTATAGATGCTTATTTGCCTTTTTCTAAATTCCTGACTTTCTTTTAATAACACATGAATGAATCAGTCAGTCCTTCATGTTGGAGAGTGCTACTAAGCTCTTTTAATATCAGACTTGAAGATGTACTTGGCCAGTATGTACCAACAGAACAGCTCTACTGGTACTTTGGTACTAGTTAATATATAGATTTTGCCCCAACCTACTGCCTCTTCCTAATCCCCATAACTTGACCCTTTCtctgggaccttcctggacctcCTGATAGCCCGGCAAGTAAAGAGTCAATATCTGGGAAAGTAGTGAGTCTCCAGGATCCTGCAGTGCTCAGCATTCTCTCTAACTGGTCGAGGCACATGTCTTACCAATGTTTAAATATGTTTCAGATATCACTCCTGATTTTATTAGATGTACATTCatatcctctttttctcttttgctcatATGGAGCCTTATCTTTGGTATTGAGCCCAagcattaatattttttataaatttgttaGGTTTAATTAGATTTTCTAAACTTATATTTCTTCCCAGTTTTTGTTGCCTTGTATCTGATGTTCATACaataaaacatgtttttctttaattaaaccACTTTATTAAAGGGACAGTTAAAATGACCAGTCTGTTCCATAGGTCACCTGCAGAGCTCATCTTATGGGTTTTTGAGTTAGAGTAGTCCACTTTTACTGAGAGAAAGCTGGGGACAGCAACACGCACTACACTTTGTGGAGGTTATTAGTACTGTCTTGTCATATAGTGGGTATAGTTTCAAAAAGCCAACTCTTGCCTTCAAGAAATTTGCTTATATGCTTACATAGTATTTAGAAAGGGCACCCTATCCCCCTTCTTTTGTGATTTTCGGCGTTCTTAGTCATTTCTGACCACATGGTTGCTTTTGATAGgttttgcaatttattttgtaCACTCAGCCAGGAGAATTTTTGAGCCATGCGTATCATGCagtcatcaccagatggtaacaATTTTTAATTGCTGCCTTCTGGAGTTGTTAAACATTaatcacttaaaaaattattgcTTCCCCCCCTGATAATTGTTTAATGTCTGTCACCTGTATGCCATGCATGAGGGAAGCAGGAATGCATTTTGATAGAGAAATTATTTTCTAGAACTGTTCATTGTGGAATGTTATCTACAATATGTATAGCTTCTAGTTTTTACTGATATGAGATTTAATTAGCATTCATGACTGGTGTCTTCAGTATTTTTTCTAGTGTTGGTGTAAatggtgaaataaaaatataataagtaaTAACATATattggggttcccaggtggtgctagtggtaaagaatctgcctgccaatgcaggagatgcaggttcaatccctgagtcaggaagatcccctgtaggaaatttcaatccattccagtgttcctgcctggaaagtcccatggacaaaggagactggcaggctatagtccatggggtcactccaGGCAAGGGTGGAGGGAGATATGAGCACCTAGGACGTGCCTGATCCTTCCTAAGGCTCTCGAAATACTCTGGTGAACAAGGTAGGACTGGGAGCGGTTCTCAGAGACTTTGTTGGAGTGGACAGTAGCAGTGAGGAAATGATTATACAGCTGATGCAAGAATTGTGtctgtactcagttgctcagtcatgtccaactctttggagaccccatagactgcagcctgccaggctcctctgtccatgaaattttcctggCTATAATActggaaaatgaaagtcactcagcaatgtccaactccttgggaccctagggactgtacagtccatggacctctccaggccagaatactggagtgggaagcctttcccttctccaagggatcttcccaacccagggatcaaaccctggtctcctgcattgcaggaggattctttaccagctgagccaccagggaagcccaagaatagtggagtgggtagcctatcccttctccaggggatcttcccaatccagggatcaaacctgcatctcttgcattggcaagtggattctttaccactgagccacctgaaagcCTGATGCAATAATTATAATTATGTTAATGGCCAAGAAGGGAATGtgaatagcatatatatatatatatgtcatctcCAGGCCACCGGGACGTGGATTCTAAGATGGATTTTGAAGTACAAGAGTTTttttgtgggtgttttttttgttttgggggtttttttgagGGAAAGTAGAGGAGGCAACACCTTTAAAAGAAGGAAGCTGTAAGATAAAGCAAAGAAGTCTTAGAGTATGACAAAGTTCTTGCCAGCCTAGTGTGAAGCTTCAGAGCACAGCTTTCCCTTTCAGACTCTTGTGTTGGGTGAAAGTGGCCAGGTACAGTGTCCACGCTGCACCATCACTGGCTgtgagctatcagagaagaacGTGGGCTTAGCCCAGTCTCAGCATAGATTCCAAATCCACTGAAGCCAAAGCTGTCAGCTGACTGTGGTCCTCACAGTGGAATGTCAGGTTATGTCTAGAGGGGACACCCATGCATCTTCTTGCACCCCGTGGATCCATTCCACCATATATGTGTGGGGCGTTGCTCCTCCAAGGTCCCAGTGTACCTCTCTTCCTGAAGCAGAACTTAAAGAGGCTACAGAGACAAACTGCAGCCCCTCTGACTGGAGCTGATCTCAGAGCCACAACTGGTCTCGGTCACCTCCCCGGGTCCGCTGACCATTTCAAACTCCTCTTGCTCAGCACTTCACATCTGCTGGTCTCTGCGGTTTACCTGGTGGTATAATCCAATCCCTTCCACCTGAAGGACTGTAAGCCGGCTGGAAACTATATCCTTTTCAGGCCAGTGTTGCTCCATCTTACTCACAGTTGGGCAAGAGGTTTCTAATAGGACCCCGAGTAGAGCACCCAAGTTCCACATAGACTCCTTCCTGCCCTCCTGGGTATCAGCAGCCACACCTTCTTTTTGTCAAGATGGTGACCCCTCCTCTCACCTTTGATCCCTGAGCACAAAGAACCAAAGCACACAGGTAGCAGTCATAGCTCACAGTCAGTGGGCTGCTTGCTGGATGCTCTAGCAAGAGTACATCCCCCGGGGTGGGACCTCTGATCATGCAGAATCCAGAGCCCGGGGTGGGACCTCTGGTCGTGCAGAGTCCAGAGTGCAGGGACAGCGGTTAAAAAGTCTTTCCCGAGGTCACTGGGTGTGACTATGGTAAGAGGAGAAACTCCTTCCACCCTTGGTTCCCACTCTTCCAATGGGGATACGACGCCATTTTGAAAACTCTTCTTCATTGTATCCTCTGCATCCTGACGTGTGGCCACACATCCTCACAGGGTGGTTCCTTCAGGCTGTGCCTTCAGCCCGCCATCCCAGCATGCTGCCAGGCCAGTGGCTCCTAGATGGTGCAGGATAGGAGACAGCTCAGGGTTGTGGGCCCATTCCCACTCATCCTCTGCTGAGAGGTTAATCCCTTGGTCAGATGTATTGAGTGGATGCTGATAGATGAGGCATATTCTGTAAGTCCTTGGACAGTGGTAGTGGCAGGGGTTCTGCAGAGAGGAAAAGCAAATCCATACTCACAGTCAGTGTCCATTTTGTGAGAATGAAACTTTATGCCTCTCAGGAAGCTGGGAACTGAGTTTCATCAGTTTGATACCAGGTGAGAAAAGCACCATGTCAGGGTCTCAGAATCAGTCTCTGTTGCTGGCACATCCAGCATTCAGAAAAGGCAAGAGGTGGGTcagcttttcatactgttcatggggttctcaaggaaagaaggctaaagtggttttccattcccttctccagtggaccatgttttttcagaactctctactgtgacccatctgtcttggccctacatggcatggctcatagtttctttgagttagacaaggctgtgatccttgTGATCAGTTTgggtagttttctgtgattgtggttttcattctctctggcCTCTGATGTATATGGATAGGAGGCTTGTCAGCTTTGGCTGTTGGGAGTCCACACTATTGGGCCGTGACATAGACTCGCCTCCCCAGCCATGACCCCTCTGTTCATGTACCTATCATGCCAGGAAGGAGATcagtgagttcagtcgctcagtcatgtccgactctttgtgatcccatggactgcagcatgctagggctccatcaccaactccttgaacttgttcaaactcatgtccatcgagtcggtgatgccatccaaccatctcatcctctgtcatccccttctcctcctgccttcagtcttccccagcatcagggtcttttctaaggagtcagttcttcccatcaggttgccagagtatgggagtttcagcttcaacatcagtccttccaaagaatattcaggactaatttccctgaggattgactggtttgatctccttgcagtccaagagattctcaagagtcttctccaacaccacagttcaaaagcatcaattctttggcactcagctttctttatagtccaactctcacatccatatgtgactactagaaaaatcatagctttgactagatggacatttgttggctaagtaatgtctctgctttttaaatggtTGCATCAACTGGCCAGGTCATCTTCCATGTAGATGCTTCTAGTGGGCATGACCACATAAAAGAAAGGTCACACTTCACATTTCATGCCTAATCCTATATGTCCGTCTCCCTGCTCCATACTTCCTTGTCtctaaacttttattttccagGGCCCTGAGCAGCTTGCCAGACCTTTCCCTACTGCGGATGCGTCTCTGTGTGGGCACTTTGCTTTCTTAACAAAGTGTGTGACATGCTGCACCACTCAGAGTTCCATCCATTAGGAAAATGTTCCCTAACTGCTCTTTCACAGCCAGCTCTGAATGTGTCTCTAAAGCATGTGTAATACAGCTGCTGTCCCCATTCACCTTGCGACAGCCCATCACGCCATGAGAAACAAGCTCAGGTGTTTTTCTTCCCCTTCATCTGGACCCTGGGGATCTCCTCCCCCATGTGGCTATAGGCTTGGGCTGAGGAAGGAGGGCAGGACCATCCTGGTGGGTGACTTGGGGGCCTGGGCCACCTGCTCACACAACAGACTCAGGCCTACTAGCCCAGCTCAGCTTGAACTCTCATGTCCCCTTCCCACCTGAAGAAGCAGGTTGTGACTGTATGAGTTAGTGGCTTTGAGAGAACGCCATTCATAATGGGCAGTTCTGGATGCTTCATCTTTGTTGTCTCAAGATCAAGTGTTCCTTCCCTACAAGGGCCTAGGGGGACACCAGGAGATGCTTTTCCAAGATGTGTAATTCACATCTTGGAAATCAGGTGACATGCCTGATTCTATAACTCCAGGAGCTGACATAGTGATTTTCTCACCACTGTTGCCATGAGTTCCTCTTACATTTTAGGGTGCTttcatgctgagtcacttcagtcgtgtccagctctttgtgaccctgtggattgtagccacctaggctcctctgtccatgggattctcaaagcaagaatcctggaatgggttgccatttccttctccaggggatcttccccatccagggattggacccacatctcttacgtctcctgcattggcagacagattctttatcattagcgccacctgggaaacccatacttTGTGGTACATGGGACCCTAAGGCTAATGTGAAGGATGGGATGGTATGACCCAAGCCAAATAGAGCTGAACGTGCAGGAAGTTTATTGGATGGTAACACCTGTGGAAGATGCAGGGGGAGGAAACAGCATTGGATCTGAAAGCCTTTGTCGCAACTCAGTTCTGATGCTCCTGTAAAGGAGTGTGTGTGCCATgtgcgcagttgtgtctgactgtttgcaaccccatggactgtagcctgccaggcttctctgttcaagcgattttccagacaaggatattggagtgggttaccatgcccttctccaggggatcttcccgccccagggaatgaagctgtgtctcctgtgcctcctccattgcaggtggattctttgcttgctgagccatcagggaagcccaaggagggaGGAGGCAAAATTGGGCAGGAATGGaatggtggggtgtgtgtgtgtgtgtgtgtgtgtgtgtgtgtgtgtgtgtgtgtgtgtgtgtagagggctGGAGGGTAGGTGTATGTGGTCGTTGGTTGTGGGAAGACTCAGTCAGAGAAATTGCCACGTGTAAAGAGTATCAATCTTGAGGTATAGAGTGATTCCTTGGGACCACAACGAGACCAGCATGGCTGATGTTCAAAGAGGAAAGACAGTGACATCAGATGAGGCTGGCAAAGACGGCAAAGACCGCATCATCCCAAGAGTTTCAGGCCGTGTCACCCAaatcttccctttccttttggGATGAGATGAGCCATTTCTGAGTCCCCTTTGGTAAATTAGATGAGTCTGAATGGTCTGAAACGTGTTTTTCTCTCAGTCTTTATCACTTCCTTAAGTAAGACCCAACTCTATTGCATTTTATCTCTCAAAGTAGCGACATTGGATTTTGACCTTCGTCAGTGAACGTTTATTGACTAACCGCATGTAAATGTTTAAGCATTTCTCCTATTAGATTAGACGTGTGGCTCGTGTATAACTTTTTTCTTAGATCTTTTGAAGGCATTGGTTGGTCAGTTTATAAATTAGAATGGTTAAGTAGAAAGCATTTTTAGCATTGTACCTTTGGTAATTCTCACTCCTAGTTAGTTAACTTTGTCCTTATTATTCTAGGGAGAATAAAAACAATTTCTCTGGACAGTTTTGCTTGCTGAATGGGCATTTACACAAAAGCCATGcagtgttcctttttttttttggtactataGCTGTATCAGGAACAGATTGATAGAGAAGAAAGCAAATGGACTTTGGAATCAGACAGACTGGTGTAGGTTTGAGGTCTCCCTCCAAAGCTTTGTGGGGCTTTGGGAAAGTCATTTCATCACTTcaccagaaaaagaagaagaagaaattccttatttgttaaatggaaataataaatggTGATTGTAAGGGTGATTAATAATAAATGTGAAGTGCCTGCTATAGAAATTGTTAACAAAAATACACAGCAGTGTGTTGATGGTACACTGAGTCAGGTTAGACATGTGAATTTTAATAGTTATGTGTCACATTAATGCCAGTGACAGATAAAATAACTTAATAATTGTTGAGTTTTACATGAAAACCTCCTCTATTTTTTGTagaagtatttattttgttttttaaaatgtctagagATATGGTATTGAATTTGGtgatttcataaatattctatatctttTGGTGTATGGAATGACAAtctaatgaataaaaataaaaactgctcacaaataaaatacttaattaTGAAATCTGTgtatatgttattatatatagttatataattaTTCTAACAAGATATAATTTAAATGCTGTTTTACTTCAATTTTAAGGACAGGAATTCTGTGGTACCTTATCTAAActgaattatgtattttataaaattcagtCTATCTGAAGGTTTGCCACTGTGCCAGTTACAACGAGTTGGTTGATTTTCCTTGGGATTCTAACAGCTTGACATTGCTAATGGAGCCAAAAGAAACGGCCAATGTGGTTAAAGACTGTTTGATTAAAAGTCCTGTTTTTCCTGAACCTAAACTTGGTTTGAAATAAGAAACTCTTGGAAAAGCTTATTCTCTTCACTGGCAGATGACTCTCTTTTCCATCCTCTTTCAGGACTTCGCTTACCATTTCACAGTCTTTGTCTTCTACTTTGGAGCCTTTTTGCTGGAGGCAGCCACCACGTCGCTGCACGACCTACGCTGCAATAGAACCATGACTGTGGAGCCACTCCTGAAGGATAACCAGTATAACATAAACGTGGCCGCCACAGTAAGTGTGGGATGAACACTGTTTACCCAcgcttcccctcccccatcaaGGTCTCTAAGAAACTCCTCTGGCAAACAATAGTGTTCTTTAATAATAGCCAGCAGCATTAAACATATAATAGCTGTTTATCTGTACAGTTAACCTTATGAGCCAAACCAAGTACTGTCATTACCCCAGTGCTGtggatgatgaaactgaagcacCAGGAGGTTGACATTCATATAAGACCATACCTACATGAGTGCTAGTGGTTGGCCTTGCGCAACAAAGTCTACTTTGTGAAAAGAATTAGTTGTGCTTTCTACTCCGTGTAGCTTCAGACGTGGTCTTTGTCACAGACACAGATTTGTCCTTCCCTTTTTCTGCCTAAGTGACACTGCCTTAGTAAACTTCTCCATGCTTTAAGTTCTGCATTAATCCCCATTTTACCCATACACTCGGATAGAAGCAAATCTTTAGTTTCTGAGTTTTAATAACACTTAAGTGCATGAGCCATTCATTTGCAACATTCTGTTGAGtccttcacttttcatttcagtaTACCTTAGAACAGCAGTCCATCTCCAgtctttctggcaccagggactagttctgtggaagacagttttttcacAGACCAGGGGTGCAGGGGAATGGTtccaggatgattcaagcacattacatttattgtgcactttatttctattatttctattattatcagttccacctcagatcatcaggcgttagatcccagaggctggcGACCTCTGCCTTAGAGAGAGAACTCCTTTTCACTAGTAATAGATATCAAAAGTAGTCATTCATCCAGGGACCAGTCAGCACAGAGTGGTGAGTGAAATCCACTGAGCTGATGAGCTGACTCACAACAAGGGGAACCACCTTGCAGATCAGATCAACTGATGCACAAAAATGTAAGTGGACTCCTGGTCAAAACAGAAACTCCCTCCTGGCAGGTGATTActtgacataaaataaaaaatgcaccaggcttttttttaatgagaatcaTTTGAGATAGAACTTATCAGAAATTCTGTGCAAACATTAGAGCAGTATTATAAATAGAACTAAGGGAGCCACATGCATAAAGGCCCCCACAATTCAATGGGGATAATGTAAATTTCATCATCTGCCAGTACAAGGAAGACATGGAGGACAACTGTAACTACACGTGAGCAACTCAAAGTGCAGTAAGATTTACACTTTGAGATTTATGGTTTAAGAGTATCATTCCTCAAGAAATTTTGAAATATCCTGAAATTTTATAAATCATGTATGAAACATGatacagagttttccaaatttgacaaACCTGCACAGTTTGCATGTTACTACAAATAcgtataaaactgaaagaaacttttttttatcgaaacaaaaaacaaattttaatcaaTCATCACAGAAGAAACAGTGGATTTTACCCAAGATTACAAAATCTCTCTCATGCTATTGTCTTCTGAAATAGTCTTGTGAAAGTATAGCAAAGAAAGTGGGTCCTTAGAAGTAAGATGTTATCAGGCAGATAGT encodes:
- the MAL2 gene encoding LOW QUALITY PROTEIN: protein MAL2 (The sequence of the model RefSeq protein was modified relative to this genomic sequence to represent the inferred CDS: deleted 1 base in 1 codon), with product MSAGGAPVPPPPNPAMSFPAPRVTLPAGPDILRTYSGAFVCLEIVFGGLVWILVASSNVPLPLLQGWVMFVSVTAFVCSLLFLGVFLSGVVTQINANWNFLDFAYHFTVFVFYFGAFLLEAATTSLHDLRCNRTMTVEPLLKDNQYNINVAATIFAFVTTACYGCSLGLALRRWRP